Proteins encoded within one genomic window of Cucumis sativus cultivar 9930 chromosome 3, Cucumber_9930_V3, whole genome shotgun sequence:
- the LOC101210153 gene encoding uncharacterized protein LOC101210153 isoform X2, producing the protein MSLKKDDSNSHDETSAVKHVLRKKPKFSYTRDFLLSLSDLDVCKKLPSSFDKSIIAEFEEASYDRQRVSGALSLNSFRRNEYGSSPPSKAEPSNYSRRIHGKREVHSSGRSDKDSDSQSDRDSDSGWRYGDQSRRSSQGPEHDGLLGSGSFPRPSGFATAFSAPKVRGNDQYQLNRSNEPYHPPRPYKAAAHQRGNANDSYNHETFGSSEFTSEDRVEEEKKRRASFESMRKEQHKAFQESHKSNPVKQKDEFAILMEMDESKDDEKLLKTSSGFDESISIQTSKNDREKSFTSQSTVSRPLVPPGFATTVLEKNFATRSSVNPHLLEGKDDVDKCLQTKEEQMHNGIVENLEGKGSSEQMDRTEQYGKSSINASTNNTGEKIIDLFSAVDSSNKTTGIDIQSHKKSLEVFEASEKSAAVDFKTEKLPANTAIGEPSQVHSSSILEKLFGSAIKLDGGAPNFIEQHDNEMDDACSPQNSQSSKFARWFVDNDRKQEDNLSPKRSIDLLTMIVGGEKGGYDVSDVEHSEQSLPTVAFHGYESTENYITSSATSSNVAKPEPFYNKSKPEAVSAILTCEAVEQTLLSTVSGNDSALQPADQTCIHSVADVKHPSVKSDDHASHHLLSLLQKGSSPLVSEYGDDGAYMSTAFHNNKEESTHNVSNPGKTLTLETLFGSAFMKELQSVGAPVSAQRGSSGSVKSDASESHGPTPDDGLLSNNEIRSSMINHDHGDQRQQNQPDIVRGHWLNLNGPRPESESSHPLAKLGHRIGGPAEMPFPEEDSLIISDSMNFQNLISMGNSAKPQPPFSHNTQDNNAAMLNPAFKDERQSMGGLDGLPFSANAYDRRETEMPHRKAPVHSSFSQLHPPQTNNIKLFHQFESHPPNMNSQGDVMLAEGIVHHDSPSNHQFIANMLRPPTSGLSGFDHSIHHPMMQQMQTSVNLPPQHLLQGLSRGVAPPMASRTLPLHHHSIRASAAPPQPNHQVTSLVDELNSMQGFHIGQRVPNIVGPRISSPAPGNQPDAIQRLIQMGHRSNSKQINHLSAGGGHGQGIYGHELNMGYGYR; encoded by the exons ATGAGCCTGAAGAAGGATGATTCGAATTCACACGATGAGACTTCTGCAGTAAAGCATGTTTTGCGAAA GAAACCAAAGTTTTCTTACACGAGAGATTTCCTGTTGTCCCTGAGCGATTTGGATGTTTGCAAAAAGTTGCCGAGCAGTTTTGACAAATCAATTATCGC TGAATTTGAAGAAGCTTCATATGATAGGCAAAGAGTTTCTGGAGCTTTGTCTTTGAATAGCTTTAGGCGCAATGAGTATGGGTCATCACCACCCAGCAAGGCAGAACCGAGTAATTATTCTCGCCGCATACATGGAAAGAGGGAAGTTCATTCTTCTGGACGGAGTGATAAGGATAGTGACTCACAATCTGATAGGGATTCAG ATTCTGGGTGGCGGTATGGGGATCAGTCTAGGAGGTCTTCTCAGGGTCCTGAACACGATGGACTTCTTGGGAGTGGTTCCTTCCCTAGACCATCTGGATTTGCAACGGCATTTTCGGCACCAAAGGTTCGAGGAAATGATCAGTATCAGCTGAACAGAAGCAACGAGCCATATCATCCACCTCGTCCTTATAAG GCTGCAGCCCATCAACGAGGGAATGCTAATGATTCATACAACCACGAAACTTTTGGTTCTTCTGAGTTCACAAGTGAGGATAGGgttgaagaggaaaaaaagagaagag CTTCATTTGAGTCAATGAGGAAAGAACAGCATAAGGCATTTCAAGAAAGTCACAAATCAAATCCTGTGAAGCAGAAAGATGAGTTTGCCATCCTAATGGAGATGGATGAGTCTAAGGATGATGAGAAATTATTGAAGACAAGCAGTGGTTTTGATGAATCTATCTCAATACAAACTTCAAAGAATGATCGTGAAAAATCTTTTACATCTCAGTCAACTGTATCTAGGCCACTTGTGCCTCCTGGATTCGCCACCACCGTGTTGGAAAAAAACTTTGCAACAAGGTCTTCAGTTAATCCTCATTTATTGGAG GGTAAGGATGACGTTGACAAGTGTCTGCAAACCAAAGAAGAGCAAATGCACAACGGGattgttgaaaatttagagGGAAAAGGTTCATCAGAGCAAATGGACCGCACTGAACAATATGGAAAATCCAGCATTAATGCTTCTACTAACAACACTGGCGAAAAGATTATTGATCTGTTTTCAGCTGTAGACTCGTCTAATAAAACAACTGGAATAGATATTCAATCACACAAGAAATCTTTGGAAGTTTTTGAAGCTTCTGAGAAGAGTGCAGCTGTTGATTTTAAAACTGAGAAGTTACCAGCAAATACTGCCATTGGTGAACCAAGCCAAGTTCATTCATCTTCCATCCTAGAAAAACTTTTTGGCAGTGCCATAAAGTTAGATGGTGGCGCACCTAATTTTATTGAG CAGCATGACAATGAGATGGATGATGCATGTAGCCCCCAAAATTCTCAATCATCTAAATTTGCTCGCTGGTTCGTGGACAACG ATAGGAAACAGGAGGACAACCTTTCACCTAAAAGGTCAATCGACTTGCTTACTATGATTGTCGGTGGAGAAAAGGGTGGGTATGATGTATCTGATGTGGAGCATTCTGAGCAATCTCTGCCTACAGTTGCTTTTCATGGTTATGAATCTACGGAAAATTACATCACATCAAGTGCAACATCATCCAATGTTGCGAAGCCTGAGCCATTCTATAATAAAAGTAAGCCAGAGGCTGTTTCTGCAATCCTTACCTGTGAAGCCGTTGAACAAACACTGCTGTCAACAGTTAGCGGAAACGATTCAGCTTTGCAGCCAGCTGATCAAACATGTATTCATTCTGTTGCTGATGTAAAACATCCATCTGTGAAAAGCGATGATCATGCATCGCATCACCTTCTTTCACTGTTACAGAAGGGTTCAAGTCCATTGGTTTCAGAATATGGCGATGATGGTGCATATATGAGCACTGCATTTCACAATAATAAGGAGGAGAGCACTCACAATGTTTCAAATCCGGGGAAGACATTAACTCTCGAAACACTATTTGGGTCTGCCTTTATGAAGGAGCTTCAATCAGTTGGAGCTCCAGTCTCAGCGCAAAGGGGTTCATCAGGATCTGTTAAAAGTGATGCTTCAGAGTCCCATGGTCCAACCCCGGATGATGGACTCTTGTCCAACAATGAAATTCGGTCCAGTATGATTAATCATGATCATGGTGATCAAAGACAGCAAAACCAACCAGATATAGTTCGTGGACATTGGTTAAATTTGAATGGCCCTCGACCTGAATCAGAATCTTCTCACCCCCTTGCAAAGTTAGGACATAGGATTGGTGGACCGGCTGAAATGCCCTTTCCTGAAGAGGACAGTTTAATCATAAGCGATTCTATGAACTTTCAGAATCTCATTTCCATGGGCAATTCTGCTAAACCTCAACCACCATTTTCGCACAACACACAAGACAACAACGCTGCAATGCTTAATCCTGCCTTCAAAGATGAAAGGCAAAGTATGGGGGGTCTTGATGGGTTACCTTTTTCAGCCAACGCCTATGATAGGAGGGAGACTGAAATGCCACATCGAAAAGCTCCTGTTCATTCCTCTTTTTCTCAGCTTCATCCCccacaaacaaataatatcaAGTTGTTTCATCAATTTGAATCTCATCCTCCTAACATGAATTCTCAGGGAGATGTAATGTTGGCAGAAGGAATAGTTCACCATGATTCGCCATCTAATCATCAATTTATAGCAAACATGCTTCGTCCTCCTACCTCTGGATTATCTGGATTTGATCATTCGATTCATCACCCAATGATGCAGCAGATGCAAACTTCAGTCAATCTTCCACCACAGCATCTACTACAAGGATTATCTAGAGGTGTAGCTCCGCCCATGGCTAGCAGAACCCTTCCTCTACATCATCACTCAATCAGAGCTAGTGCAGCACCTCCACAACCCAACCATCAGGTTACTAGTTTGGTGGACGAACTCAATTCAATGCAAGGATTTCATATCGGTCAGCGTGTGCCTAATATTGTTGGTCCCAGAATATCCTCACCAG CTCCTGGTAACCAACCGGACGCGATTCAGAGGCTTATCCAAATGGGACATAGATCAAACTCGAAGCAAATTAATCATCTTTCTGCCGGTGGTGGCCATGGTCAAGGGATATACGGTCACGAGTTGAACATGGGTTACGGGTACAGGTAA
- the LOC101218820 gene encoding 50S ribosomal protein L5, chloroplastic, translated as MASSSLLSSSTSSFHGHSPFFSVRFAAPVGCGNPSNVAQLGMRVKALASTGGAIVLVEKAEAEKVNRLKSNYLEKIVPLLMDEFSYDNIHQVPKIEKIVVNCGIGDAQQNAKGLEAAINELASITGQRPVKTRAKKSIATFKIREGQPLGIAATLRGNVMYSFLDRLINLGLPRTRDFQGLNSSSFDGHGNYSIGIREQSVFPEIKFDTLGKPRGMDVCITTTAETDQEAQRLLALMGMPFRESGGAAAVMRKKKLKSHHFDSKSKGRARR; from the exons ATGGCCTCTTCTTCACTGTTGAGCTCCTCTACGTCGTCGTTCCATGGCCACTCCCCGTTCTTCTCTGTCCGTTTTGCTGCACCTGTTGGCTGCGGAAACCCTAGCAATGTAGCTCAATTGGGGATGAGAGTTAAAGCCTTGGCTAGTACCGGTGGCGCTATAGTGCTTGTGGAGAAGGCCGAGGCCGAGAAGGTTAACCGGCTTAAATCCAATTACCTTGAGAAAATCGTGCCGTTGCTTATGGACGAGTTCTCATACGATAATATCCACCAG GTCCCCAAAATTGAGAAGATAGTGGTGAATTGTGGTATTGGAGATGCCCAGCAGAATGCGAAGGGTTTGGAAGCTGCAATAAATGAATTGGCATCCATTACCGGACAACGACCCGTGAAAACACGTGCAAAGAAGTCCATTGCAACCTTCAAGATCAGGGAGGGTCAACCACTTGGGATTGCTGCAACCCTAAGGGGAAAT GTGATGTACTCTTTCCTGGATCGTTTGATCAACTTGGGGCTGCCTAGAACAAGGGACTTTCAGGGACTGAACTCGAGTAGCTTTGATGGACATGGAAATTACTCCATTGGTATCCGTGAACAGAGTGTGTTCCCAGAAATAAAGTTCGACACACTTGGCAAACCGAGGGGGATGGACGTTTGTATCACAACAACAGCTGAAACCGATCAAGAAGCTCAGCGACTCCTGGCTCTCATGGGAATGCCTTTCAGAGAGAGTGGTGGTGCCGCAGCTGTGATGCGGAAAAAGAAGCTAAAGTCCCACCATTTTGATTCCAAATCCAAGGGAAGAGCTCGGAGGTAA
- the LOC101210153 gene encoding uncharacterized protein LOC101210153 isoform X1 has translation MSLKKDDSNSHDETSAVKHVLRKKPKFSYTRDFLLSLSDLDVCKKLPSSFDKSIIAEFEEASYDRQRVSGALSLNSFRRNEYGSSPPSKAEPSNYSRRIHGKREVHSSGRSDKDSDSQSDRDSVDSGWRYGDQSRRSSQGPEHDGLLGSGSFPRPSGFATAFSAPKVRGNDQYQLNRSNEPYHPPRPYKAAAHQRGNANDSYNHETFGSSEFTSEDRVEEEKKRRASFESMRKEQHKAFQESHKSNPVKQKDEFAILMEMDESKDDEKLLKTSSGFDESISIQTSKNDREKSFTSQSTVSRPLVPPGFATTVLEKNFATRSSVNPHLLEGKDDVDKCLQTKEEQMHNGIVENLEGKGSSEQMDRTEQYGKSSINASTNNTGEKIIDLFSAVDSSNKTTGIDIQSHKKSLEVFEASEKSAAVDFKTEKLPANTAIGEPSQVHSSSILEKLFGSAIKLDGGAPNFIEQHDNEMDDACSPQNSQSSKFARWFVDNDRKQEDNLSPKRSIDLLTMIVGGEKGGYDVSDVEHSEQSLPTVAFHGYESTENYITSSATSSNVAKPEPFYNKSKPEAVSAILTCEAVEQTLLSTVSGNDSALQPADQTCIHSVADVKHPSVKSDDHASHHLLSLLQKGSSPLVSEYGDDGAYMSTAFHNNKEESTHNVSNPGKTLTLETLFGSAFMKELQSVGAPVSAQRGSSGSVKSDASESHGPTPDDGLLSNNEIRSSMINHDHGDQRQQNQPDIVRGHWLNLNGPRPESESSHPLAKLGHRIGGPAEMPFPEEDSLIISDSMNFQNLISMGNSAKPQPPFSHNTQDNNAAMLNPAFKDERQSMGGLDGLPFSANAYDRRETEMPHRKAPVHSSFSQLHPPQTNNIKLFHQFESHPPNMNSQGDVMLAEGIVHHDSPSNHQFIANMLRPPTSGLSGFDHSIHHPMMQQMQTSVNLPPQHLLQGLSRGVAPPMASRTLPLHHHSIRASAAPPQPNHQVTSLVDELNSMQGFHIGQRVPNIVGPRISSPAPGNQPDAIQRLIQMGHRSNSKQINHLSAGGGHGQGIYGHELNMGYGYR, from the exons ATGAGCCTGAAGAAGGATGATTCGAATTCACACGATGAGACTTCTGCAGTAAAGCATGTTTTGCGAAA GAAACCAAAGTTTTCTTACACGAGAGATTTCCTGTTGTCCCTGAGCGATTTGGATGTTTGCAAAAAGTTGCCGAGCAGTTTTGACAAATCAATTATCGC TGAATTTGAAGAAGCTTCATATGATAGGCAAAGAGTTTCTGGAGCTTTGTCTTTGAATAGCTTTAGGCGCAATGAGTATGGGTCATCACCACCCAGCAAGGCAGAACCGAGTAATTATTCTCGCCGCATACATGGAAAGAGGGAAGTTCATTCTTCTGGACGGAGTGATAAGGATAGTGACTCACAATCTGATAGGGATTCAG TAGATTCTGGGTGGCGGTATGGGGATCAGTCTAGGAGGTCTTCTCAGGGTCCTGAACACGATGGACTTCTTGGGAGTGGTTCCTTCCCTAGACCATCTGGATTTGCAACGGCATTTTCGGCACCAAAGGTTCGAGGAAATGATCAGTATCAGCTGAACAGAAGCAACGAGCCATATCATCCACCTCGTCCTTATAAG GCTGCAGCCCATCAACGAGGGAATGCTAATGATTCATACAACCACGAAACTTTTGGTTCTTCTGAGTTCACAAGTGAGGATAGGgttgaagaggaaaaaaagagaagag CTTCATTTGAGTCAATGAGGAAAGAACAGCATAAGGCATTTCAAGAAAGTCACAAATCAAATCCTGTGAAGCAGAAAGATGAGTTTGCCATCCTAATGGAGATGGATGAGTCTAAGGATGATGAGAAATTATTGAAGACAAGCAGTGGTTTTGATGAATCTATCTCAATACAAACTTCAAAGAATGATCGTGAAAAATCTTTTACATCTCAGTCAACTGTATCTAGGCCACTTGTGCCTCCTGGATTCGCCACCACCGTGTTGGAAAAAAACTTTGCAACAAGGTCTTCAGTTAATCCTCATTTATTGGAG GGTAAGGATGACGTTGACAAGTGTCTGCAAACCAAAGAAGAGCAAATGCACAACGGGattgttgaaaatttagagGGAAAAGGTTCATCAGAGCAAATGGACCGCACTGAACAATATGGAAAATCCAGCATTAATGCTTCTACTAACAACACTGGCGAAAAGATTATTGATCTGTTTTCAGCTGTAGACTCGTCTAATAAAACAACTGGAATAGATATTCAATCACACAAGAAATCTTTGGAAGTTTTTGAAGCTTCTGAGAAGAGTGCAGCTGTTGATTTTAAAACTGAGAAGTTACCAGCAAATACTGCCATTGGTGAACCAAGCCAAGTTCATTCATCTTCCATCCTAGAAAAACTTTTTGGCAGTGCCATAAAGTTAGATGGTGGCGCACCTAATTTTATTGAG CAGCATGACAATGAGATGGATGATGCATGTAGCCCCCAAAATTCTCAATCATCTAAATTTGCTCGCTGGTTCGTGGACAACG ATAGGAAACAGGAGGACAACCTTTCACCTAAAAGGTCAATCGACTTGCTTACTATGATTGTCGGTGGAGAAAAGGGTGGGTATGATGTATCTGATGTGGAGCATTCTGAGCAATCTCTGCCTACAGTTGCTTTTCATGGTTATGAATCTACGGAAAATTACATCACATCAAGTGCAACATCATCCAATGTTGCGAAGCCTGAGCCATTCTATAATAAAAGTAAGCCAGAGGCTGTTTCTGCAATCCTTACCTGTGAAGCCGTTGAACAAACACTGCTGTCAACAGTTAGCGGAAACGATTCAGCTTTGCAGCCAGCTGATCAAACATGTATTCATTCTGTTGCTGATGTAAAACATCCATCTGTGAAAAGCGATGATCATGCATCGCATCACCTTCTTTCACTGTTACAGAAGGGTTCAAGTCCATTGGTTTCAGAATATGGCGATGATGGTGCATATATGAGCACTGCATTTCACAATAATAAGGAGGAGAGCACTCACAATGTTTCAAATCCGGGGAAGACATTAACTCTCGAAACACTATTTGGGTCTGCCTTTATGAAGGAGCTTCAATCAGTTGGAGCTCCAGTCTCAGCGCAAAGGGGTTCATCAGGATCTGTTAAAAGTGATGCTTCAGAGTCCCATGGTCCAACCCCGGATGATGGACTCTTGTCCAACAATGAAATTCGGTCCAGTATGATTAATCATGATCATGGTGATCAAAGACAGCAAAACCAACCAGATATAGTTCGTGGACATTGGTTAAATTTGAATGGCCCTCGACCTGAATCAGAATCTTCTCACCCCCTTGCAAAGTTAGGACATAGGATTGGTGGACCGGCTGAAATGCCCTTTCCTGAAGAGGACAGTTTAATCATAAGCGATTCTATGAACTTTCAGAATCTCATTTCCATGGGCAATTCTGCTAAACCTCAACCACCATTTTCGCACAACACACAAGACAACAACGCTGCAATGCTTAATCCTGCCTTCAAAGATGAAAGGCAAAGTATGGGGGGTCTTGATGGGTTACCTTTTTCAGCCAACGCCTATGATAGGAGGGAGACTGAAATGCCACATCGAAAAGCTCCTGTTCATTCCTCTTTTTCTCAGCTTCATCCCccacaaacaaataatatcaAGTTGTTTCATCAATTTGAATCTCATCCTCCTAACATGAATTCTCAGGGAGATGTAATGTTGGCAGAAGGAATAGTTCACCATGATTCGCCATCTAATCATCAATTTATAGCAAACATGCTTCGTCCTCCTACCTCTGGATTATCTGGATTTGATCATTCGATTCATCACCCAATGATGCAGCAGATGCAAACTTCAGTCAATCTTCCACCACAGCATCTACTACAAGGATTATCTAGAGGTGTAGCTCCGCCCATGGCTAGCAGAACCCTTCCTCTACATCATCACTCAATCAGAGCTAGTGCAGCACCTCCACAACCCAACCATCAGGTTACTAGTTTGGTGGACGAACTCAATTCAATGCAAGGATTTCATATCGGTCAGCGTGTGCCTAATATTGTTGGTCCCAGAATATCCTCACCAG CTCCTGGTAACCAACCGGACGCGATTCAGAGGCTTATCCAAATGGGACATAGATCAAACTCGAAGCAAATTAATCATCTTTCTGCCGGTGGTGGCCATGGTCAAGGGATATACGGTCACGAGTTGAACATGGGTTACGGGTACAGGTAA
- the LOC101210153 gene encoding uncharacterized protein LOC101210153 isoform X3, whose amino-acid sequence MSLKKDDSNSHDETSAVKHVLRKKPKFSYTRDFLLSLSDLDVCKKLPSSFDKSIIAEFEEASYDRQRVSGALSLNSFRRNEYGSSPPSKAEPSNYSRRIHGKREVHSSGRSDKDSDSQSDRDSVDSGWRYGDQSRRSSQGPEHDGLLGSGSFPRPSGFATAFSAPKVRGNDQYQLNRSNEPYHPPRPYKAAAHQRGNANDSYNHETFGSSEFTSEDRVEEEKKRRASFESMRKEQHKAFQESHKSNPVKQKDEFAILMEMDESKDDEKLLKTSSGFDESISIQTSKNDREKSFTSQSTVSRPLVPPGFATTVLEKNFATRSSVNPHLLEGKDDVDKCLQTKEEQMHNGIVENLEGKGSSEQMDRTEQYGKSSINASTNNTGEKIIDLFSAVDSSNKTTGIDIQSHKKSLEVFEASEKSAAVDFKTEKLPANTAIGEPSQVHSSSILEKLFGSAIKLDGGAPNFIEHDNEMDDACSPQNSQSSKFARWFVDNDRKQEDNLSPKRSIDLLTMIVGGEKGGYDVSDVEHSEQSLPTVAFHGYESTENYITSSATSSNVAKPEPFYNKSKPEAVSAILTCEAVEQTLLSTVSGNDSALQPADQTCIHSVADVKHPSVKSDDHASHHLLSLLQKGSSPLVSEYGDDGAYMSTAFHNNKEESTHNVSNPGKTLTLETLFGSAFMKELQSVGAPVSAQRGSSGSVKSDASESHGPTPDDGLLSNNEIRSSMINHDHGDQRQQNQPDIVRGHWLNLNGPRPESESSHPLAKLGHRIGGPAEMPFPEEDSLIISDSMNFQNLISMGNSAKPQPPFSHNTQDNNAAMLNPAFKDERQSMGGLDGLPFSANAYDRRETEMPHRKAPVHSSFSQLHPPQTNNIKLFHQFESHPPNMNSQGDVMLAEGIVHHDSPSNHQFIANMLRPPTSGLSGFDHSIHHPMMQQMQTSVNLPPQHLLQGLSRGVAPPMASRTLPLHHHSIRASAAPPQPNHQVTSLVDELNSMQGFHIGQRVPNIVGPRISSPAPGNQPDAIQRLIQMGHRSNSKQINHLSAGGGHGQGIYGHELNMGYGYR is encoded by the exons ATGAGCCTGAAGAAGGATGATTCGAATTCACACGATGAGACTTCTGCAGTAAAGCATGTTTTGCGAAA GAAACCAAAGTTTTCTTACACGAGAGATTTCCTGTTGTCCCTGAGCGATTTGGATGTTTGCAAAAAGTTGCCGAGCAGTTTTGACAAATCAATTATCGC TGAATTTGAAGAAGCTTCATATGATAGGCAAAGAGTTTCTGGAGCTTTGTCTTTGAATAGCTTTAGGCGCAATGAGTATGGGTCATCACCACCCAGCAAGGCAGAACCGAGTAATTATTCTCGCCGCATACATGGAAAGAGGGAAGTTCATTCTTCTGGACGGAGTGATAAGGATAGTGACTCACAATCTGATAGGGATTCAG TAGATTCTGGGTGGCGGTATGGGGATCAGTCTAGGAGGTCTTCTCAGGGTCCTGAACACGATGGACTTCTTGGGAGTGGTTCCTTCCCTAGACCATCTGGATTTGCAACGGCATTTTCGGCACCAAAGGTTCGAGGAAATGATCAGTATCAGCTGAACAGAAGCAACGAGCCATATCATCCACCTCGTCCTTATAAG GCTGCAGCCCATCAACGAGGGAATGCTAATGATTCATACAACCACGAAACTTTTGGTTCTTCTGAGTTCACAAGTGAGGATAGGgttgaagaggaaaaaaagagaagag CTTCATTTGAGTCAATGAGGAAAGAACAGCATAAGGCATTTCAAGAAAGTCACAAATCAAATCCTGTGAAGCAGAAAGATGAGTTTGCCATCCTAATGGAGATGGATGAGTCTAAGGATGATGAGAAATTATTGAAGACAAGCAGTGGTTTTGATGAATCTATCTCAATACAAACTTCAAAGAATGATCGTGAAAAATCTTTTACATCTCAGTCAACTGTATCTAGGCCACTTGTGCCTCCTGGATTCGCCACCACCGTGTTGGAAAAAAACTTTGCAACAAGGTCTTCAGTTAATCCTCATTTATTGGAG GGTAAGGATGACGTTGACAAGTGTCTGCAAACCAAAGAAGAGCAAATGCACAACGGGattgttgaaaatttagagGGAAAAGGTTCATCAGAGCAAATGGACCGCACTGAACAATATGGAAAATCCAGCATTAATGCTTCTACTAACAACACTGGCGAAAAGATTATTGATCTGTTTTCAGCTGTAGACTCGTCTAATAAAACAACTGGAATAGATATTCAATCACACAAGAAATCTTTGGAAGTTTTTGAAGCTTCTGAGAAGAGTGCAGCTGTTGATTTTAAAACTGAGAAGTTACCAGCAAATACTGCCATTGGTGAACCAAGCCAAGTTCATTCATCTTCCATCCTAGAAAAACTTTTTGGCAGTGCCATAAAGTTAGATGGTGGCGCACCTAATTTTATTGAG CATGACAATGAGATGGATGATGCATGTAGCCCCCAAAATTCTCAATCATCTAAATTTGCTCGCTGGTTCGTGGACAACG ATAGGAAACAGGAGGACAACCTTTCACCTAAAAGGTCAATCGACTTGCTTACTATGATTGTCGGTGGAGAAAAGGGTGGGTATGATGTATCTGATGTGGAGCATTCTGAGCAATCTCTGCCTACAGTTGCTTTTCATGGTTATGAATCTACGGAAAATTACATCACATCAAGTGCAACATCATCCAATGTTGCGAAGCCTGAGCCATTCTATAATAAAAGTAAGCCAGAGGCTGTTTCTGCAATCCTTACCTGTGAAGCCGTTGAACAAACACTGCTGTCAACAGTTAGCGGAAACGATTCAGCTTTGCAGCCAGCTGATCAAACATGTATTCATTCTGTTGCTGATGTAAAACATCCATCTGTGAAAAGCGATGATCATGCATCGCATCACCTTCTTTCACTGTTACAGAAGGGTTCAAGTCCATTGGTTTCAGAATATGGCGATGATGGTGCATATATGAGCACTGCATTTCACAATAATAAGGAGGAGAGCACTCACAATGTTTCAAATCCGGGGAAGACATTAACTCTCGAAACACTATTTGGGTCTGCCTTTATGAAGGAGCTTCAATCAGTTGGAGCTCCAGTCTCAGCGCAAAGGGGTTCATCAGGATCTGTTAAAAGTGATGCTTCAGAGTCCCATGGTCCAACCCCGGATGATGGACTCTTGTCCAACAATGAAATTCGGTCCAGTATGATTAATCATGATCATGGTGATCAAAGACAGCAAAACCAACCAGATATAGTTCGTGGACATTGGTTAAATTTGAATGGCCCTCGACCTGAATCAGAATCTTCTCACCCCCTTGCAAAGTTAGGACATAGGATTGGTGGACCGGCTGAAATGCCCTTTCCTGAAGAGGACAGTTTAATCATAAGCGATTCTATGAACTTTCAGAATCTCATTTCCATGGGCAATTCTGCTAAACCTCAACCACCATTTTCGCACAACACACAAGACAACAACGCTGCAATGCTTAATCCTGCCTTCAAAGATGAAAGGCAAAGTATGGGGGGTCTTGATGGGTTACCTTTTTCAGCCAACGCCTATGATAGGAGGGAGACTGAAATGCCACATCGAAAAGCTCCTGTTCATTCCTCTTTTTCTCAGCTTCATCCCccacaaacaaataatatcaAGTTGTTTCATCAATTTGAATCTCATCCTCCTAACATGAATTCTCAGGGAGATGTAATGTTGGCAGAAGGAATAGTTCACCATGATTCGCCATCTAATCATCAATTTATAGCAAACATGCTTCGTCCTCCTACCTCTGGATTATCTGGATTTGATCATTCGATTCATCACCCAATGATGCAGCAGATGCAAACTTCAGTCAATCTTCCACCACAGCATCTACTACAAGGATTATCTAGAGGTGTAGCTCCGCCCATGGCTAGCAGAACCCTTCCTCTACATCATCACTCAATCAGAGCTAGTGCAGCACCTCCACAACCCAACCATCAGGTTACTAGTTTGGTGGACGAACTCAATTCAATGCAAGGATTTCATATCGGTCAGCGTGTGCCTAATATTGTTGGTCCCAGAATATCCTCACCAG CTCCTGGTAACCAACCGGACGCGATTCAGAGGCTTATCCAAATGGGACATAGATCAAACTCGAAGCAAATTAATCATCTTTCTGCCGGTGGTGGCCATGGTCAAGGGATATACGGTCACGAGTTGAACATGGGTTACGGGTACAGGTAA